The Leclercia adecarboxylata region TTCACGAACGTGCAGACGCTGTGCGTCGCGCCCGTTTCGAAGAGATGGCTGCGGCAGGCGAGAAATTCCTCGAAGAGAACCGTGAGCGTGAAGGCGTGAACAGCACCGAAACCGGCCTGCAGTTCCGCGTCTTGACTCAGGGTGAAGGCCCAATTCCGGCGCGTACCGACCATGTTCGCGTGCACTACACCGGTAAACTGATCGACGGTACTGTGTTCGACAGCTCCGTTGCCCGCGGCGAACCGGCAGAATTCCCGGTAAACGGCGTGATCCCAGGCTGGATCGAAGCCCTGACCCTGATGCCGGTCGGCTCTAAATGGGAACTGACTATCCCGCAGAACCTGGCCTACGGCGAGCGTGGCGCTGGCGCGTCGATTCCGCCATTCAGCACCCTGGTCTTCGAAGTTGAGCTGCTGGAAATCCTGTAAGCGACCTGCCTTCTTCCTCTCCCCAAACGGGGAGAGGAAATCAGTTTAAAAACCTATAGTTACGCGCCAATCAACAGATTATCTTGCAAAAGGTCACAGTAAGTGTATTTTTGTGAGCTGTTTTACATGGCTTAAGTGACATGACACTAAGTTTCAACAAGTTGTTAACATAATATTTAAATCACAGTATTCATCCCGCCGATTCTTACCTAATATCGATGAGTCCTTAAACGGGGCCATCGCTTTTCGACGTAATAAAGGGCCAGAAGAGCCTAAACAACACAGGCAGTAACAACAGGAAAACATCACATGGTAGATCAGGTAAAAGTCGTTGCCGACGAAGAGGCACCGTCTGAACAGTCGCTACGGCGCAATCTCTCAAACCGTCATATTCAGCTTATCGCCATCGGCGGTGCTATCGGCACCGGGCTGTTTATGGGGTCAGGCAAAACCATCAGTCTTGCCGGTCCGTCGATCATTTTTGTCTATATGATCATCGGCTTCATGCTCTTTTTCGTGATGCGTGCAATGGGCGAGTTGCTGCTCTCGAATCTCGAATACAAATCCTTCAGCGACTTTGCCTCCGACCTGCTCGGGCCCTGGGCAGGCTATTTCACCGGCTGGACCTACTGGTTCTGTTGGGTGGTTACCGGCATGGCCGACGTTGTCGCCATTACGGCCTATGCGCAGTTCTGGTTCCCGGGGCTGTCAGACTGGGTAGCATCGCTGGCGGTCATCGTCCTGCTGTTGAGCCTTAACCTTGCTACCGTGAAAATGTTCGGTGAGATGGAGTTCTGGTTCGCGATGATCAAAATCGTCGCCATTGTTGGCCTGATCGTGGTCGGCCTGGTGATGGTGATGACGCACTTCACCTCTCCGGGCGGCGTGCAGGCTTCGTTTACCCATCTGTGGGATGACGGCGGTTGGTTCCCGAAAGGGCTGAGCGGATTCTTTGCTGGCTTCCAGATTGCGGTCTTTGCTTTCGTGGGGATTGAGCTGGTAGGCACCACTGCCGCTGAAACCAAAGATCCTGAGAAATCTCTGCCACGGGCGATAAACTCCATTCCCGTGCGTATCATCATGTTTTACGTCTTTGCGCTGATCATCATTATGTCGGTCACGCCGTGGAGCTCCGTCGTACCGAGCAAGAGCCCGTTCGTTGAGCTGTTTGTGCTGGTCGGGCTGCCTGCTGCGGCGAGCCTGATTAACTTCGTGGTACTGACCTCTGCGGCCTCGTCGGCTAACAGCGGCGTATTCTCCACCAGCCGTATGCTGTTTGGTCTGGCTCAGGAAGGCGTGGCGCCGTCCGCGTTTGCGAAGCTCTCTAAGCGTGCGGTACCGGCGAAAGGGCTGACCTTCTCCTGTATCTGCCTGCTGGGCGGGGTGGTGATGCTCTACGTGAACCCGAGCGTGATTGGTGCGTTCACCATGATCACTACCGTCTCTGCGATCCTGTTCATGTTCGTCTGGACCATTATCCTGTGCTCGTACCTGGTGTACCGCAAACAGCGTCCGCATCTGCATGAAAAATCGATCTACAAGATGCCGCTGGGCAAGCTGATGTGCTGGGTCTGTATGGCGTTCTTCGTGTTCGTGCTGGTCCTGCTGACGCTGGAAGAGGATACCCGCCAGGCGCTGATCGTCACGCCGCTGTGGTTTATCGCGCTGGGGCTGGGCTGGCTGTTTATCGGTAAGAAACGGATGGCAGGCGTAAGATAAAAGCAAAACGGCAACTTCGGTTGCCGTTTTTTATGTTTTCTCCCTCTCCCTGAGGGTGTACAGTCCGGGGACATGGTAAACAGGTGTTCGGGGACATGGTGAACACTTTTTAACATCCTTTACCCATGGTGATCGACTTTTTCTTCAGGTCGATCACCCCCACTTCCCTGAACGCCTTGCCCGCACTCAGGCTGACCCCCTTCACGCTCAGCTTCCCGCTGACATCCACCTTCCTGATCATCACGCCCCCGTCATATTCCGGCGGCGTTATATGGCCTCTGTACTGCCGCGCGGACGGCTGATACCGCGAGGCCGGAACCGCCATATCCAGCCCCTCATGCGGGCGCTCAAGGTTATAGACCGTCCGCCAGTGGTCAAAGGCGCGCTGCAGCTCGCCCTCGCTCGCAAACCACTTCCCCTGCAGGACTTCCGCCTTCAGGCTGCGGTGAAAGCGCTCCAGCTTGCCCTGCGTCTGGGGATGGTAAGGCCGGGAGTGGCCCACCCGGATACCCTGGCGCATCAGCCACAGCTCAAGCGCCGTCCAGGTGCCGGTGGTGTCGCCCCACGGTGAGCCGTTATCCATCGTCATCCGGTCCGGCAGGCCGTAGCGCTCAAACACCCTGACCAGCTGCTGCTGCACGGTCTCGCGCCGCTCATCGGGGCAGTGCATCAGGCACAGGGAAAACCGGGAGTGGTCGTCCAGCAGGGTCAGCGGGTGACAGCGGCCGCCGCCGAAGGGGAAATGCCCCTTGAAATCCATCTGCCAGAGCCGGTTCGGTGCGTCGTGTTCGAAGCGTCCCGTGGCGGGAATACCCGGTGAAGTACCCGGCAGCAGACCGTGGCGGGCCATCAGGCTGTGGACGGTACTGAAGGCGGGCATGCGGTGCCCCTGGTCTTCGAGCCAGCGCTTTATCTTGCGTGCACCCCAGCGTTCATGACGGGCATGGGCCATCCGCAGCAGGTCAGCGATGTCGTCTGATGAACGGTTCGGGGAGTGGTGAGGCGTGCGGGAGCGGTCCTGAAGACCAGGCAGACCGTCCTCAGCCCAGCGGCGGAGCCACTTGTAGCCGGTGGCAGGTGAGATGCCGTAGTGACGGCACAGTGCGCGGATGTTCGCCCCGTCCTGCGAGGCGAACAGTACAAACTCAGTACGTAATGACATGGTATCTCTCGCATCCCACGGCATAAGCGACTCCATAAACGGGTTCTTATGCTTCAGTTGTAAGTGTCTACCATGTCCCCGAACAAGTGTTCATGATGTCCCCGGACCGTACAGAGGGAGAGGGCCGGGGTGAGGGCATCAGGCCGCAGCGGCCTTTTTATTCCCCGGCCAATGCCCGCGGGAACAGCACGTTATTCTCCAGGCTGATGTGCTCCATCAGGTCGTCGATCATCTCGTTAATCCCGTTATACATCGCGCGCCAGGTGGTGCAGGCATCCGCAGGCGGGGTCACGTTATGGGTGATGTGCTTAATGACCTCGACCAGCTCACCGGCGTCGTCATGCTCGCTTTCCATCACGCTGACAGGCCCCGTCGCCTGGCTACCCATCCCCTGTTTGATCATCGGGAACAGGATCTGCTCTTCCTTCATCATGTGGCTGGAGAGCTCTTCATGCAGCATGGTCAGGTGTTTCGCCAGGCCGCGCGGCACAGACGCCTTCTCCGCATGCACGCGCTCAACTTTGGTGGCCTGCAGGATCAGCTCCGGCAGCTGTTCGCGGTGGCGGTCATGGAACCGCACGATGATGTGGTCGATGATCTCTGCCAGCGCCACGCTGCGCCAGTCTTTTTCCAGCGGCTGCTCGGCCAGTTTTGCCAGTTCAGCTTCGATGAGGTCCAGATCCAGCGCCTTGCGCGACGCCGCCCGCGCCAGGGTTTGCTTACCGCCGCAGCAGTAATCCATATCGTATTTACGAAACAGCGCAGACGCGCGTGGGATGGAGAGCGCCAGCTCGCCTAAAGGTTGGTCGCGGAAGGCCATAGTCGTTACCTCAATGTTAGTTTATAAGATGCATTTTAAATGCATCTTTAAGGCAAGGCTATAACCCTTTATAGGCAGGGGTAAAAAAGCGAAGCAGATCACAAAAAAAAGCTGATTTAACTCTATGAATGAATTTAAAAAACGAGTTTAGAAACTTTTTAAAGGCTCTGAGACGGTAAACAACCCGCTAAGCCTGCCGATAGATACAGGTCAGACAATACCTGCATATAAAAAAGGCAACGCATGTTTAAACGTATAAAAGTGATAACCCTTCTGGTTTCGGTGCTGCTGGCGCTCGGGATCATGCAACTGATCTCCGCCGGCATTTTCATCAAGGCGCTAAATAACGACAAAGAGAACTTCACCGTTTCTCAGGTTTCCAGCCAGAATGTGGCCGAATTCACCGACGCGTGGATCAGCCTTAACCAGGCGCGCGTCACCCTGAACCGCGGCATGCTGCGCCTGCAAAGCAGTATGGCTTCGCAGATCAACGGTGGGCAGTTGAACGAGCTGGTCAACACGGCGAAAAATCTGCTGGCTGACGCCCAGTCCCATTACGACAAATACTACGCGCTGCCGGAAACGCCGGGCCTGGATGAAAAGCTCTCCAGCCAGCTGGAAGAGCAGTACCGCATCTACTCGGCCACCCTGACCCAGATGAACCTCCTGCTCTCCCAGGGCAATCTCGAAGATATGTTTAAGCAGAACGCCGAGCAGAAGCAGACCGCAATGCAGAAAGTCTATCGTGAATGGCGCCAGGCACAGGCTGCCCTTACCGATAAAGGCATTCAGGATAACGAAAGCGACTACAAACGTATCCTGTGGATCCTTTCCGGAATGATGGTTCTGGTGATCGCCGTTATTGTCTCCAGCTGGATCGCCATGCGACGTGTGCTGCTGCTGCCGTTGCAGGAGGTCATCGATCATATCCGTGCAATCGCCGCAGGAGACCTGACGCAGCCTGTCGATGCCCGGGGCAAAAATGAAATGGCGGTGCTGGCGCATAATGTGCATGAGATGCAGAAGGCGCTGGCTAATACCGTGGGCGTGGTCCGCGAGGGCTCTGACACCATTTATACCGGTGCGGGCGAAATCTCCGCAGGCAGCAACGACCTCTCTTCCCGTACCGAGCAGCAGGCGGCCTCTCTGGAAGAGACCGCCGCCAGCATGGAGCAGCTGACCGCGACCGTGAAGCAGAACGCCGATAACGCCCGTCAGGCGTCACGTCTGGCGCTGGATGCCTCCAGCACCGCGAAGAAAGGCGGCAATGTGGTTGAAGGCGTAGTGCGCACCATGGACGAGATCGCCAACAGCTCCAGCAAAATCGCCCAGATCACCAACGTGATCGACGGTATCGCCTTCCAGACCAACATCCTGGCGCTGAACGCAGCGGTCGAGGCGGCGCGTGCCGGAGAGCAGGGACGTGGGTTTGCGGTGGTCGCCGGGGAAGTGCGTACGCTGGCCCAGCGCAGCGCCCAGGCGGCGAAAGAGATCAAAGGCCTGATTGACGACTCTGGTGCGCGCGTGAGCGCCGGGTCCGCGCTGGTACACGAAGCCGGAGAGACGATGGCGGAAATCGTCAGCGCCGTCACCCGCGTGACCGACATCATGGGCGAAATTGCTTCCGCTTCTGATGAACAGAGCCGGGGTATCGATCAGGTCGGCCAGGCGGTGGCCGAGATGGATCGCGTCACCCAGCAGAACGCCTCGCTGGTGGAGGAGTCTGCGGCAGCGGCGGCGGCGCTGGAAGAGCAGGCGGCACGCCTGAACGAAGCGGTGGCGGTGTTTAAGATTACGAAGGGCCAGGCCGCTAAGGCCGCGCCGGTGAAAACCTGGACCGCAAAAGCGAAACCGGTGCAGGCGACCACGGACGCGAACTGGGAAACCTTCTGACAGACGCCGGGTGGCGCTTCGCTTACCCGGCCTACAAAACCTGCCGGGTGGCGCTAACGCTTACCCGGCCTACGAGACCGGAACGACCCTCGGTTTTTCCGGTTTCGCGCTCACCGCAATCACCACACCCACCACCAGCAATATAATCCCCGTGCTGGTCAACAGCGGCGGCAGACTCTGGCGCATCAGGAAGGTATACAGCAGCCCGGCCAGGGTTTCGAAGACAATCAGCGGGCCTAAAATCACCGTCGGCAGTTTCTGGCTGGCGACGTTCCAGCACAGCGCGCCCACCCACGAGCAGCAGACGGCAATCGCCACCATCAGCCCAAGAAAGACCCAGGGGCGCGGCCCCAGCGGCAGCGCAAAATCCGGCTGCTGCATATTCAGCCATGCGCAGGCGGCGATATACCCCACCAGCGAGACTGGCAGCGTCACCAGCGCCTGGGCGGTCGCCCACATCATCGGATGCTTGTCGGGGTTTTCCCGCAGCCAGCGGGCATTATGCAGGGCATACCACGCCCAGCAGACCACTGAAACTGACGCCAGCAGGATACCGGACACATAGCGCCAGCCGCTGCCCCCGGCCACGCCATGGCGCAGCTCGGCGATATTCACGCACACCAGCCCCAGCGCAATGGCAAGCAGGCCAGGGATCATCTTCGACCACGCCAGTTTGCCGTCGCGCTGGCTGTAGAGCAGATTGGCGAACACCGGGATCACCACCGGCAGCGTGCCGATAATCATCGTCGAGACGGGGGCGCCGGTACGCTGAATGGCGCTTGCCAGGCAGATGTAATAGATGAGGTTACCCATCATGGTCAGCGACAGCGCGGTCAGCCAGTCCCGGCCTGTAAGCTGGCGTAACCGCGCCCGGCCAAGCCAGGCGATGGGCAGGGCGATCAGCCCCAGCGCCAGATAGCGCCCCATCGACTGCAACGCCGCCGGGTATTCCGGGACGATCAGCGGACCGACAAAAATCAGCCCCCACATTAACCCTGCAAGCAGGGCATACAACACGCCGCTAATCATTTTTCCATCCATCTTAGTTGAACCTGCTGGCAGTGTAGAAAGGCAAAAGGGGGGCGTATTGTATGAGATTGCGCATTAGCGCTGCGTGACCTGTTTCTGGTAGCGCACGGGGGTGATGCCATACCGACGCGTAAACGCCCGGGTCAGGTGCGACTGGTCGGTCAGGCCCGTCGCAGCGGCCACCTCTGCCGCAGGCAGCCCCTGGGTGAGAAAAGCTTTGGCGCGCCAGAGGCGGATCGCCATCAGCATCTGATGGGGCGTGACGTGAAAATGGGCTTTGAACTGGCGCTGGAAATGGTACGGGCTGAGCGAGACCACCTGCGCCAGCTCATCGAGCGTCAGGGAGTGCATATAGTTGTCGTGCAGATAGTCGCGTACGCGATCAAAACGATGGGCGCCTTCCTGCAGGACAGGCGCATGGCGCGCCAGCGGCTGGAAGGTATCGATCAGATCCAGCAGCAGCCCTTTTTGCGCCAGGGGATCGTCGGTGTGCCACAGGCCGTAGATCAGCTGACAGATCTGCTGCGAACGGCGGGGATCGTGGCGAGTAACGTCGCTGAACCACCAGTGGCGGATCCCCGTCACCTCTTCAAGCAGATCCGGCTCGAGATAGATCATCCGGTAGCGCCAGCCGTCGGCGGTTTCGGCCTCTCCGGTGTGCAGCTCATCAGGATTCATGGTAACGACGGAGTGGACCGGGGCGACGTACTGCGTCCCGCGATAGCGAAAGCGTTCGGCACCGGCTTCAATGGCACCGATCCCGAAGGCCTCGTGGGTATGGGGCTCAAACGCGTAACGGGAGATGTGCGCGTGATACAGTTCGACGCCCGGCACCTGCGCCAGATGGCGGAAGCGCGCGCTGTCTCTCTCATCAATGAACTGTTCCGGTACGCCTTGCACGGTGAGCCTCCTCGCGGGTCAGACTGTTATTATCAGAGATGACCCGCAGGGATGCCACACTAATTAACCAGCTTTTAACAATTACAGGATATGCTTCACGCTCTCCGCCAGCGGAGTGGTCGGGCGCCCCAGGAGCGTGCTCAGGGTGCGGCTATCATCAAACAGGCCGCCTTTCGAGGCCCCCACGTCGGAATCGGCCAGCATATCCGCCAGTCCCGCCGGCAGGCCCACGCTCTTCAGCGCGGCGGCAAAATCGGCTTCGCTCAGGTTCTGATAGACCACATTTTTACCGCTCTGGCGGCTGAGTTCGGCTGCCAGTTCTCCTAATGTCCACGCATGGTCACCCGCCAGCTCATATACTTTACCGGCATGGCCCTCTTCGCTGATGACCCGGGCAGCGGCGGCGGCATAGTCGGCACGGGTGGCGGAGGCGATTTTGCCTTCACTGGCCGCA contains the following coding sequences:
- the fklB gene encoding FKBP-type peptidyl-prolyl cis-trans isomerase, which produces MTTPTFDTIEAQASYGIGLQVGQQLSESGLQGLLPEALVAGIADALEGKQPAVPVDVVHRALREIHERADAVRRARFEEMAAAGEKFLEENREREGVNSTETGLQFRVLTQGEGPIPARTDHVRVHYTGKLIDGTVFDSSVARGEPAEFPVNGVIPGWIEALTLMPVGSKWELTIPQNLAYGERGAGASIPPFSTLVFEVELLEIL
- the cycA gene encoding D-serine/D-alanine/glycine transporter; protein product: MVDQVKVVADEEAPSEQSLRRNLSNRHIQLIAIGGAIGTGLFMGSGKTISLAGPSIIFVYMIIGFMLFFVMRAMGELLLSNLEYKSFSDFASDLLGPWAGYFTGWTYWFCWVVTGMADVVAITAYAQFWFPGLSDWVASLAVIVLLLSLNLATVKMFGEMEFWFAMIKIVAIVGLIVVGLVMVMTHFTSPGGVQASFTHLWDDGGWFPKGLSGFFAGFQIAVFAFVGIELVGTTAAETKDPEKSLPRAINSIPVRIIMFYVFALIIIMSVTPWSSVVPSKSPFVELFVLVGLPAAASLINFVVLTSAASSANSGVFSTSRMLFGLAQEGVAPSAFAKLSKRAVPAKGLTFSCICLLGGVVMLYVNPSVIGAFTMITTVSAILFMFVWTIILCSYLVYRKQRPHLHEKSIYKMPLGKLMCWVCMAFFVFVLVLLTLEEDTRQALIVTPLWFIALGLGWLFIGKKRMAGVR
- a CDS encoding IS481 family transposase; amino-acid sequence: MPWDARDTMSLRTEFVLFASQDGANIRALCRHYGISPATGYKWLRRWAEDGLPGLQDRSRTPHHSPNRSSDDIADLLRMAHARHERWGARKIKRWLEDQGHRMPAFSTVHSLMARHGLLPGTSPGIPATGRFEHDAPNRLWQMDFKGHFPFGGGRCHPLTLLDDHSRFSLCLMHCPDERRETVQQQLVRVFERYGLPDRMTMDNGSPWGDTTGTWTALELWLMRQGIRVGHSRPYHPQTQGKLERFHRSLKAEVLQGKWFASEGELQRAFDHWRTVYNLERPHEGLDMAVPASRYQPSARQYRGHITPPEYDGGVMIRKVDVSGKLSVKGVSLSAGKAFREVGVIDLKKKSITMGKGC
- the ytfE gene encoding iron-sulfur cluster repair protein YtfE, with the translated sequence MAFRDQPLGELALSIPRASALFRKYDMDYCCGGKQTLARAASRKALDLDLIEAELAKLAEQPLEKDWRSVALAEIIDHIIVRFHDRHREQLPELILQATKVERVHAEKASVPRGLAKHLTMLHEELSSHMMKEEQILFPMIKQGMGSQATGPVSVMESEHDDAGELVEVIKHITHNVTPPADACTTWRAMYNGINEMIDDLMEHISLENNVLFPRALAGE
- a CDS encoding methyl-accepting chemotaxis protein is translated as MFKRIKVITLLVSVLLALGIMQLISAGIFIKALNNDKENFTVSQVSSQNVAEFTDAWISLNQARVTLNRGMLRLQSSMASQINGGQLNELVNTAKNLLADAQSHYDKYYALPETPGLDEKLSSQLEEQYRIYSATLTQMNLLLSQGNLEDMFKQNAEQKQTAMQKVYREWRQAQAALTDKGIQDNESDYKRILWILSGMMVLVIAVIVSSWIAMRRVLLLPLQEVIDHIRAIAAGDLTQPVDARGKNEMAVLAHNVHEMQKALANTVGVVREGSDTIYTGAGEISAGSNDLSSRTEQQAASLEETAASMEQLTATVKQNADNARQASRLALDASSTAKKGGNVVEGVVRTMDEIANSSSKIAQITNVIDGIAFQTNILALNAAVEAARAGEQGRGFAVVAGEVRTLAQRSAQAAKEIKGLIDDSGARVSAGSALVHEAGETMAEIVSAVTRVTDIMGEIASASDEQSRGIDQVGQAVAEMDRVTQQNASLVEESAAAAAALEEQAARLNEAVAVFKITKGQAAKAAPVKTWTAKAKPVQATTDANWETF
- a CDS encoding DMT family transporter, translating into MISGVLYALLAGLMWGLIFVGPLIVPEYPAALQSMGRYLALGLIALPIAWLGRARLRQLTGRDWLTALSLTMMGNLIYYICLASAIQRTGAPVSTMIIGTLPVVIPVFANLLYSQRDGKLAWSKMIPGLLAIALGLVCVNIAELRHGVAGGSGWRYVSGILLASVSVVCWAWYALHNARWLRENPDKHPMMWATAQALVTLPVSLVGYIAACAWLNMQQPDFALPLGPRPWVFLGLMVAIAVCCSWVGALCWNVASQKLPTVILGPLIVFETLAGLLYTFLMRQSLPPLLTSTGIILLVVGVVIAVSAKPEKPRVVPVS
- a CDS encoding AraC family transcriptional regulator, yielding MQGVPEQFIDERDSARFRHLAQVPGVELYHAHISRYAFEPHTHEAFGIGAIEAGAERFRYRGTQYVAPVHSVVTMNPDELHTGEAETADGWRYRMIYLEPDLLEEVTGIRHWWFSDVTRHDPRRSQQICQLIYGLWHTDDPLAQKGLLLDLIDTFQPLARHAPVLQEGAHRFDRVRDYLHDNYMHSLTLDELAQVVSLSPYHFQRQFKAHFHVTPHQMLMAIRLWRAKAFLTQGLPAAEVAAATGLTDQSHLTRAFTRRYGITPVRYQKQVTQR